One part of the Pandoraea faecigallinarum genome encodes these proteins:
- a CDS encoding PAS domain-containing protein, translated as MSASVDVKQLVEVVGDAIVVADPSNVITLWNSGAEKMFGFSAAEALGQPLDIIIPERLRARHNEGYAKTMKTGQTKYGSDLLKVPATHKDGRAMSIAFTVALLHGANGEVTGIVAVIRDETARFQEDRQLRKRVTELEAKLAATAN; from the coding sequence ATGAGTGCATCCGTCGACGTCAAGCAGTTGGTCGAGGTCGTAGGCGACGCTATCGTCGTGGCCGACCCGTCGAACGTCATTACGCTTTGGAATTCCGGCGCGGAAAAGATGTTCGGTTTCTCGGCGGCCGAAGCGCTCGGGCAACCCCTCGACATCATCATCCCCGAACGTTTGCGCGCGCGTCACAACGAAGGCTACGCCAAGACGATGAAGACAGGGCAGACGAAGTACGGTAGCGATCTGCTCAAGGTCCCCGCCACGCACAAGGATGGCCGTGCCATGTCGATTGCCTTCACGGTTGCGCTGCTGCATGGCGCAAACGGTGAAGTGACCGGCATCGTCGCCGTGATCCGCGACGAGACCGCGCGCTTCCAGGAGGACCGTCAGTTGCGCAAGCGCGTGACGGAACTCGAAGCGAAGCTGGCTGCCACGGCGAACTGA
- the frc gene encoding formyl-CoA transferase: MGKALEGVRILDFTHVQSGPTCTQLLAWFGADVIKIERAGHGDVTREQLRDIPDADSLYFTMLNSNKRSITLDTKHPEGKAVLERMIRDCDVLVENFAPGALDRMGFTWEHIHSLNPRMIVASVKGFGPGPYQDCKVYENVAQCVGGAASTTGFDDGPPMVTGAQIGDSGTGLHLALGIVTALYQRTMTGQGQRVLAAMQDGVLNLCRVKLRDQQRLERARVMEEYPQYPNGEFGDAVPRAGNASGGGQPGWILKCKGWETDPNAYIYFIAQAPVWGSICKVIGKPEWVEHPDYATPRARLPRLREIFDTVEQWTVTKTKFEVMAILNEYDIPCGPILSMKEIAEDMSLRETGTIVEVDHPKRGKYLTVGNPIKLSDSPTHVERSPLLGEHTDDVLSEFGYSMQQIAALREVGAI, from the coding sequence ATGGGAAAGGCACTCGAAGGTGTGCGCATTCTCGACTTCACGCATGTGCAGTCCGGTCCAACGTGTACGCAATTGCTGGCCTGGTTCGGTGCAGACGTCATCAAGATCGAACGTGCCGGACACGGCGACGTGACGCGCGAACAACTGCGTGACATTCCCGACGCCGACAGCCTGTACTTCACGATGCTCAACAGCAACAAGCGTTCCATCACGCTCGATACGAAGCATCCGGAAGGCAAGGCGGTGCTCGAGCGCATGATTCGCGACTGCGACGTGCTCGTGGAGAATTTCGCACCGGGCGCCCTCGATCGCATGGGTTTCACCTGGGAACATATCCATTCGCTCAACCCGCGCATGATCGTCGCGTCGGTGAAGGGCTTCGGTCCCGGTCCGTATCAGGACTGCAAGGTGTACGAGAACGTGGCGCAGTGCGTGGGCGGTGCGGCCTCGACGACCGGTTTCGACGACGGCCCACCCATGGTGACCGGCGCGCAGATCGGTGACTCCGGCACGGGCCTGCATCTGGCGCTCGGCATCGTCACGGCGCTTTACCAGCGCACGATGACCGGGCAGGGCCAGCGCGTGCTGGCGGCCATGCAGGACGGCGTGCTCAACCTGTGCCGCGTGAAGCTGCGCGATCAGCAGCGTCTCGAGCGCGCGCGCGTGATGGAAGAGTATCCGCAGTACCCGAACGGCGAGTTCGGCGACGCCGTGCCGCGTGCCGGCAATGCGTCGGGCGGTGGTCAGCCCGGCTGGATTCTGAAGTGCAAGGGCTGGGAAACCGATCCAAATGCCTATATCTACTTCATCGCGCAGGCGCCCGTGTGGGGTTCGATCTGCAAGGTGATCGGCAAGCCCGAGTGGGTGGAGCATCCGGACTACGCCACGCCGCGCGCGCGTCTGCCGCGCCTGCGCGAAATCTTCGACACCGTGGAGCAGTGGACGGTGACGAAGACCAAGTTCGAGGTCATGGCCATCCTCAACGAATACGACATTCCTTGCGGCCCGATTCTGTCGATGAAGGAGATCGCCGAAGACATGTCGCTGCGTGAGACCGGCACCATCGTCGAGGTGGATCACCCGAAGCGCGGCAAGTACCTCACCGTCGGCAACCCGATCAAGCTCTCCGACAGCCCCACGCACGTGGAGCGCTCGCCGCTGCTCGGCGAGCACACGGACGACGTGCTCTCGGAGTTCGGTTACAGCATGCAGCAGATCGCTGCGCTGCGCGAAGTCGGCGCGATCTGA
- a CDS encoding fumarylacetoacetate hydrolase family protein has product MKLWTRFKTAHGRIGFGLLQGDHILEHRGDLYDQPVATGATIARDAVDLLCPCEPSKIVALWNNYHALGAKLGKAAPSHPLFLIKPATTLNGPGAVIRRPASYAGKIVFEGELGIVIGKQASNVSEASARDYILGYTLVNDVTAAEIIEQDGNFAQWTRAKGFDTFGCLGPFIAEDFDWREAELVTTLDGTQRQRYPLADMIFNPWQLVARLSQDMTLLPGDVIAVGTSIGVGSMKEGALVEVSIDGLGTLANRMGG; this is encoded by the coding sequence ATGAAGCTCTGGACCCGTTTCAAGACCGCGCATGGCCGCATCGGCTTTGGCCTGTTGCAGGGCGATCACATTCTGGAACATCGCGGCGACCTCTACGATCAGCCGGTCGCCACGGGCGCCACGATTGCCCGCGACGCGGTCGATCTGCTGTGCCCCTGCGAACCATCGAAGATCGTGGCGCTGTGGAACAACTATCACGCGCTCGGCGCGAAGCTCGGCAAAGCCGCGCCTTCGCATCCGCTGTTTCTCATCAAACCTGCGACCACGCTCAACGGTCCCGGCGCCGTGATCCGGCGTCCGGCCTCGTATGCCGGAAAGATCGTCTTCGAGGGAGAGCTGGGCATCGTCATCGGCAAGCAGGCGAGCAACGTGAGCGAGGCCTCGGCGCGCGATTACATCCTCGGCTACACGTTGGTCAACGACGTCACGGCCGCTGAGATCATCGAGCAGGACGGCAACTTCGCGCAGTGGACGCGTGCCAAGGGCTTCGACACGTTCGGCTGCCTCGGCCCGTTCATCGCAGAAGACTTCGACTGGCGCGAAGCCGAACTCGTCACGACGCTCGACGGCACGCAGCGTCAGCGCTACCCGCTAGCCGACATGATCTTCAATCCTTGGCAGCTTGTGGCGCGCTTGTCGCAGGACATGACGCTGCTGCCCGGCGACGTGATCGCGGTGGGCACGTCGATCGGCGTGGGCTCGATGAAAGAGGGCGCGCTGGTCGAGGTCAGCATCGACGGACTGGGAACGCTCGCGAACCGCATGGGCGGGTGA
- a CDS encoding LysR family transcriptional regulator: protein MRHATLRQLKVFEAVARHLSFSRAAEELHLTQPAVSTQVKQLETHAGLPLFEQLGKKIFLTPAGSEMLHYSRAIIALFRETEEAMDHLKGITGGKLNVAVISAGDYFFPRLLAAFTARHPGVTLNLTVHNREELLHQLTENLTDLAVMVRPPHEIDTINEAFAPHPYIIVAPPGHPLAGQKQIPFSRLTEEPFISRERGSDTWNSLQDAFGHRTQQLRIAMEIASTETIKQAVIAGMGISFLSAHTVGMELRTGQLTVLDVQGFPAWQSWYVVHRRSKRLPPVALAFRQFLLSEGAALIDGMMAYKSAVPPLTGSGTK from the coding sequence ATGCGACACGCCACGCTCCGTCAATTGAAGGTCTTCGAAGCGGTAGCGCGCCATCTGAGCTTTTCGCGCGCCGCCGAAGAACTTCATCTCACGCAACCGGCCGTCTCGACACAGGTCAAGCAACTTGAGACACATGCCGGACTGCCGCTCTTCGAGCAACTGGGCAAGAAGATCTTCCTCACGCCGGCAGGCAGCGAAATGCTCCATTACAGCCGCGCGATCATCGCGCTCTTTCGCGAAACCGAGGAGGCGATGGACCACCTCAAGGGCATTACCGGCGGCAAACTCAACGTCGCCGTCATTAGCGCCGGCGACTACTTCTTTCCCCGGCTGCTCGCCGCCTTCACGGCACGCCATCCCGGCGTAACGCTCAATCTCACGGTGCATAACCGTGAGGAACTGCTTCATCAGCTGACCGAGAACCTCACCGATCTGGCCGTGATGGTGCGTCCGCCGCACGAGATCGACACGATCAACGAAGCCTTCGCGCCCCACCCGTACATCATCGTGGCGCCGCCCGGCCATCCGCTGGCCGGACAGAAACAGATTCCGTTTTCGCGTCTCACGGAAGAACCGTTCATCAGTCGCGAGCGCGGGTCGGACACCTGGAATTCCTTGCAGGACGCTTTCGGCCATCGCACGCAGCAACTGAGAATCGCGATGGAGATCGCCAGCACGGAAACCATCAAGCAGGCGGTGATCGCAGGCATGGGGATCAGCTTCCTGTCTGCCCACACCGTCGGCATGGAGTTGCGCACGGGCCAGTTGACGGTGCTCGACGTACAGGGCTTTCCGGCATGGCAAAGCTGGTACGTCGTGCATCGTCGCAGCAAGCGCTTGCCGCCGGTCGCATTGGCCTTCCGTCAATTCCTGCTCTCGGAAGGCGCTGCGCTGATCGACGGCATGATGGCCTACAAAAGCGCTGTGCCGCCGCTCACGGGCAGCGGCACGAAATAG
- a CDS encoding Re/Si-specific NAD(P)(+) transhydrogenase subunit alpha, with product MHIGIPKETAGGESRVAATPETVKKLVSAGHRVTVEHDAGVAASVPDAAYVAAGASSGTAAEVFGAEMVLKVRAPSVAEIAQMRRGAVVVGMLNPFDAENNARMAAAGVTAFALEAAPRTTRAQSMDVLSSQANIAGYKAVMLAANLYQRFMPMLMTAAGTVKAARLVVLGAGVAGLQAIATAKRLGAVIEASDVRPAVREQIESLGAKFIDVPFETDEEREIAKGVGGYARPMPAAWLARQAQLVHTRLTQADIVISTALIPGRAAPTLISEDTVKAMKPGSVIIDLAAGRGANGGGNCPLSVADEVVKVHGVTIAGYTNLAGMVAADASALYARNVLDFLKLVIDKEGKLVIDTNDDIVAACLMCRDGQVLRAA from the coding sequence ATGCATATTGGCATTCCAAAGGAGACGGCCGGCGGCGAATCCCGCGTCGCGGCCACACCGGAAACGGTGAAAAAGCTGGTGAGCGCGGGTCATCGCGTCACTGTGGAGCATGACGCCGGTGTGGCGGCGAGCGTACCCGATGCGGCGTATGTCGCGGCGGGCGCGTCGAGCGGAACCGCCGCCGAGGTGTTCGGCGCGGAGATGGTGCTGAAGGTGCGCGCACCGTCGGTCGCCGAGATCGCACAGATGCGCCGCGGCGCAGTGGTCGTCGGCATGCTCAATCCGTTCGATGCCGAGAACAATGCTCGTATGGCGGCGGCCGGTGTGACGGCCTTCGCGCTGGAAGCCGCGCCGCGCACCACGCGCGCGCAGAGCATGGACGTGCTCTCCTCGCAGGCCAACATCGCCGGCTACAAGGCGGTGATGCTCGCCGCGAACCTCTATCAACGCTTCATGCCGATGCTCATGACGGCCGCCGGTACGGTGAAAGCCGCCCGTCTGGTGGTGCTCGGCGCCGGTGTCGCCGGGCTTCAGGCCATCGCGACGGCCAAGCGTCTCGGGGCGGTGATCGAAGCGTCGGACGTGCGTCCGGCGGTGCGCGAGCAGATCGAATCGCTCGGCGCCAAGTTCATCGACGTGCCCTTCGAGACCGACGAAGAGCGCGAGATCGCCAAGGGCGTGGGCGGCTATGCGCGCCCGATGCCCGCCGCGTGGCTTGCCCGTCAGGCGCAACTCGTTCACACGCGTCTCACGCAGGCGGACATCGTCATCTCCACTGCCCTGATTCCGGGGCGCGCCGCACCAACGCTCATCAGCGAAGACACCGTCAAGGCGATGAAGCCGGGCTCGGTCATCATCGATCTGGCGGCAGGTCGCGGCGCGAACGGCGGCGGCAACTGTCCGCTGTCGGTCGCCGACGAAGTGGTGAAGGTGCATGGCGTGACGATTGCCGGCTACACCAACCTCGCCGGCATGGTCGCGGCCGATGCCTCCGCGCTTTATGCCCGTAACGTGCTGGACTTCCTCAAGCTCGTGATCGACAAGGAAGGCAAGCTCGTCATCGATACCAACGACGACATCGTCGCCGCGTGCCTGATGTGCCGCGACGGTCAGGTCCTGCGTGCGGCATAA
- a CDS encoding NAD(P) transhydrogenase subunit alpha, which translates to MEMINHTVINLIIFVLAVYVGYHVVWNVTPALHTPLMAVTNAISAIVIVGAMLAAGLTEGNLGKTMGVVAVALAAVNVFGGFLVTQRMLEMFKKKDKAPAKTAANDETAAKGAH; encoded by the coding sequence ATGGAAATGATCAATCACACGGTGATCAACCTGATCATCTTCGTGCTGGCGGTGTACGTCGGCTATCACGTGGTATGGAATGTCACGCCCGCGCTTCACACGCCGCTCATGGCGGTGACCAACGCGATCTCGGCCATCGTGATCGTGGGCGCGATGCTCGCGGCCGGTCTTACCGAAGGCAATCTCGGCAAGACGATGGGTGTCGTTGCCGTGGCGCTCGCTGCGGTGAACGTGTTCGGGGGCTTCCTCGTCACGCAGCGCATGCTGGAGATGTTCAAGAAAAAGGACAAGGCCCCCGCAAAGACGGCGGCCAACGACGAAACGGCAGCAAAGGGAGCGCACTGA